In one Mycobacterium heckeshornense genomic region, the following are encoded:
- a CDS encoding DUF2834 domain-containing protein, whose translation MVSLVVHALLGLAVIAWIVTSNPLVFARPSSGPLLSALECAYYLVGVVSVALGWYFNIRFVHDYSAGSKNPIWGPGSWSDYIRLMFTNPAASSASQDYTIANVVLLPLFTIVDGYRRGLRRSWLFFVSSLFTSFVFAFALYFATVERARRHEQSSQAVRA comes from the coding sequence ATGGTCTCCCTCGTCGTCCACGCGCTGCTGGGCCTCGCGGTGATCGCCTGGATCGTCACCTCGAACCCGCTCGTGTTCGCCAGGCCGTCATCCGGGCCACTGTTGTCGGCGCTGGAGTGCGCCTACTACCTCGTCGGCGTCGTATCGGTGGCGCTGGGCTGGTACTTCAATATCCGGTTCGTGCACGACTATTCGGCCGGGTCTAAAAACCCGATCTGGGGCCCCGGCAGCTGGTCGGACTACATCCGGTTGATGTTCACCAACCCCGCGGCCAGCTCGGCAAGCCAGGACTACACGATCGCCAATGTCGTTTTGCTGCCGCTGTTTACGATCGTCGACGGCTACCGGCGGGGGCTGCGGCGGTCGTGGCTGTTTTTCGTGTCGAGCCTGTTCACCAGTTTCGTGTTTGCGTTCGCGTTGTACTTCGCCACCGTCGAGCGGGCGCGCCGCCACGAGCAATCGAGTCAAGCTGTGCGGGCTTAA
- a CDS encoding TetR/AcrR family transcriptional regulator has protein sequence MARPAQTARSERTREALRQAAMVRFLAQGFEETSAEQIAADAGVSLRTFYRHFSSKHDLLFADYDAGLHWFRAALAARPADEPIIESVQSAIFAFPYDVEAVTKIAALRSTELDPSRIVRHIRQVEADFADAVAEHLGRRAGATTVDERLRATVTARCIAAAVFGALELWMVSQDRSLAELARLSHAALGWLADGIPRP, from the coding sequence ATGGCCCGGCCCGCGCAGACCGCGCGCAGCGAACGCACCCGGGAGGCGTTGCGGCAAGCCGCGATGGTGCGGTTTTTGGCCCAGGGTTTCGAGGAGACATCGGCCGAGCAGATCGCGGCGGACGCCGGGGTGTCGCTGCGCACGTTTTATCGCCACTTCTCCTCGAAACACGATCTGCTGTTCGCCGACTACGACGCCGGACTGCATTGGTTTCGGGCCGCGTTGGCCGCCCGGCCCGCCGACGAGCCGATCATCGAATCGGTGCAGTCGGCCATCTTCGCGTTTCCGTATGACGTCGAGGCCGTGACAAAAATCGCTGCGCTGCGAAGCACCGAGCTCGACCCGAGCCGGATCGTTCGCCACATCCGGCAGGTGGAAGCGGACTTCGCCGACGCCGTCGCCGAGCACCTGGGCCGGCGTGCGGGCGCGACGACCGTCGACGAACGGCTGCGGGCCACGGTGACCGCGCGCTGCATCGCCGCCGCGGTATTCGGCGCGCTCGAGCTCTGGATGGTCAGCCAGGACCGATCGCTCGCCGAGCTTGCCCGGCTTTCTCATGCCGCGCTGGGGTGGCTTGCAGACGGCATCCCGAGGCCTTAG
- a CDS encoding phytoene desaturase family protein, whose protein sequence is MADYDAIVIGGGHNGLTAAVILQRAGLRTVCLEAKRYAGGMASTVELFDGYRFEIAGSVQFPTAATVSRELGLDTLPTVDAEVMSVALRGVGDDPVVQYTDPVKLLAHLGDVHGADAVNGMAGLLAWSQAPTRALGRFEAGAPPKTLDEMFACATNEFERAAIDDMLFGSVTDVLDRYLPDREKHGALRGSFTVLAVNTLYRGPAIPGSAAALAYGLGVPDTASVLMKKLRGGIGALTSHLREQFETHGGELRLRTKVTEIAVDDGRVRGVRTEAGEALTAPVVVSAIAPDLTINRLVDPAALPAGIRDRYARIDHRGSYLQMHFALDEPLQFAAPYEMLNDPEMQASIGIFNTPEEVQQQWEECRRGIVPTDPTVVLQIPSVRDPQLAPPGKQAASAFALWFPIEGGPGSYGQMKVEMGQRVIDKITRLAPNFEGSIIRHTTFTPRHMGTMFGAPDGDYCHGLLNPNQIGPNRPGPKGFLGQPIPVDGLYLASAGCHGGPGITFIPGYNAAHQALADIGRSR, encoded by the coding sequence ATGGCCGACTACGACGCGATCGTCATCGGTGGCGGGCACAACGGGCTCACCGCGGCGGTAATTCTGCAGCGTGCGGGGCTGCGCACGGTGTGTTTGGAGGCCAAGCGCTATGCGGGCGGCATGGCATCGACGGTCGAGTTGTTCGACGGCTACCGATTCGAGATCGCCGGCTCGGTGCAGTTCCCGACCGCGGCGACGGTGAGTCGGGAACTGGGGCTGGACACCTTGCCGACCGTCGACGCCGAGGTCATGTCCGTAGCGTTGCGCGGGGTCGGTGACGATCCGGTCGTCCAGTACACCGATCCGGTCAAGCTGCTCGCCCACCTCGGTGACGTGCACGGCGCCGACGCCGTCAACGGCATGGCGGGGCTGCTGGCCTGGAGTCAGGCTCCGACGCGCGCGCTGGGCCGGTTCGAGGCTGGCGCGCCGCCGAAAACCCTCGACGAGATGTTCGCCTGCGCCACCAACGAATTCGAGCGGGCCGCAATCGACGACATGCTGTTCGGCTCGGTCACCGACGTCCTCGACCGATACCTGCCGGACCGGGAAAAGCACGGCGCCTTGCGCGGCTCGTTCACGGTGCTGGCGGTCAACACGCTGTATCGGGGGCCGGCCATACCGGGCAGTGCGGCCGCGCTGGCCTACGGGCTCGGTGTCCCCGATACCGCCAGCGTGCTGATGAAGAAGCTACGCGGCGGCATCGGAGCGCTCACGTCGCATCTGCGAGAGCAGTTCGAAACCCACGGCGGCGAATTGCGGCTGCGCACCAAGGTCACCGAGATCGCCGTCGACGACGGTCGGGTGCGCGGGGTACGCACTGAGGCGGGGGAGGCCCTGACCGCGCCGGTCGTCGTGTCCGCCATCGCCCCGGACCTGACCATCAACCGGCTGGTCGATCCGGCCGCACTGCCCGCCGGCATCCGTGACCGTTACGCACGCATCGACCACCGGGGCAGCTATTTGCAAATGCATTTCGCGCTGGACGAGCCGCTACAATTCGCCGCACCCTACGAGATGCTCAACGATCCTGAAATGCAGGCGTCCATCGGGATTTTCAACACGCCGGAAGAAGTGCAGCAGCAGTGGGAGGAATGCCGCCGCGGCATCGTGCCGACCGACCCAACCGTGGTGCTGCAGATTCCGTCGGTGCGCGATCCACAACTCGCGCCGCCGGGCAAACAGGCTGCGTCGGCGTTCGCGCTGTGGTTCCCGATCGAAGGCGGCCCGGGTTCCTACGGGCAGATGAAAGTCGAGATGGGCCAGCGGGTGATTGACAAGATCACTCGGTTGGCACCAAATTTCGAAGGCAGCATCATCCGGCACACCACGTTCACCCCACGCCACATGGGTACCATGTTCGGCGCGCCGGACGGCGACTACTGCCACGGGTTGTTGAACCCGAACCAGATCGGCCCGAACCGGCCCGGCCCGAAAGGCTTTCTGGGCCAGCCAATTCCGGTGGATGGACTTTACCTGGCGAGCGCGGGTTGCCACGGCGGACCCGGGATAACATTCATCCCCGGCTACAACGCCGCACACCAGGCGTTGGCCGACATCGGTCGCTCGCGTTAG
- a CDS encoding MBL fold metallo-hydrolase: MQVTSVGHAGFRIETHAGSLLCDPWVNPAYFAAWFPFPDNSRLDWGQLGQCDYLYISHLHKDHLDAKLLAAHVNKDAVVLLPDYPVPDLRGELEKLGFHRFFETTNSVKHRVDGPKGPLDVMIIALRAPADGPIGDSALVVSDGETTVFNMNDARPVDLDVLPSKFGHVDVHMLQYSGAIWYPMVYDMPARAKAAFGAQKRQRQMDRARQYVAQVGASWVIPSAGPPCFLDPELRHLNDDRGDPANIFPDQMVFLDQMQTHGHDRGLLMIPGSTADFTGAQLNSLSHPLPTDQVKAMFTTGKAAYISDYAARMAPVIAAEKASWAPEDGEPLLEPLRALFEPIMSASDEICDGIGYPVELRLGTETVVLDFPKRTVREQVPDERFRYGFAIAPELVRTVLRDNEPDWVNTIFLSTRFKAWRVGGYNEYLYTFFKCLTDERIAYADGWFAEAHDDTASILLDGYEIQRRCPHLKADLSRFGVVEGSTLTCNLHGWQWNLDTGRCLTARGHELRCSRL; the protein is encoded by the coding sequence GTGCAGGTCACCAGCGTCGGACATGCAGGCTTCCGGATCGAGACGCATGCGGGCAGCCTCTTGTGCGATCCCTGGGTCAACCCGGCCTACTTCGCGGCATGGTTCCCGTTCCCGGACAACAGCAGGTTGGACTGGGGCCAGCTGGGCCAATGCGACTACCTGTACATCTCGCATCTGCACAAGGACCATCTCGATGCGAAGCTGCTCGCGGCCCACGTCAACAAAGACGCGGTGGTGCTGCTACCGGACTATCCGGTGCCGGACCTGCGCGGTGAGCTGGAAAAGCTGGGGTTTCACCGGTTCTTCGAAACGACCAACTCGGTCAAGCACCGCGTCGACGGGCCGAAGGGGCCGCTCGACGTGATGATCATCGCGCTGCGCGCACCGGCCGACGGGCCGATCGGCGACTCGGCTCTAGTAGTCTCCGACGGCGAGACCACCGTGTTCAACATGAACGACGCCCGGCCGGTGGACCTGGATGTCCTGCCTTCGAAGTTCGGCCACGTCGACGTCCACATGCTGCAGTACTCCGGCGCGATCTGGTATCCGATGGTCTATGACATGCCCGCGCGGGCCAAAGCCGCGTTCGGCGCGCAAAAGCGGCAGCGTCAGATGGACCGGGCCCGCCAGTACGTCGCGCAGGTCGGTGCCAGCTGGGTGATCCCGTCGGCGGGGCCGCCGTGTTTCTTGGATCCCGAGCTGCGCCATCTCAACGACGACCGCGGAGATCCCGCCAATATCTTCCCGGACCAGATGGTGTTCCTAGACCAGATGCAGACCCACGGCCACGACCGCGGCCTGCTGATGATTCCCGGTTCGACCGCTGACTTCACTGGCGCGCAATTGAATTCGCTGAGTCACCCGCTGCCTACCGACCAGGTCAAGGCGATGTTCACGACCGGCAAGGCGGCCTACATTTCCGACTATGCAGCCCGGATGGCGCCGGTGATCGCGGCCGAGAAGGCCAGCTGGGCACCCGAGGATGGTGAGCCGCTGCTCGAACCGCTGCGCGCGCTGTTCGAGCCGATCATGTCGGCAAGCGACGAGATCTGCGACGGGATCGGCTACCCCGTCGAGCTGCGGCTCGGCACTGAGACCGTTGTGCTGGACTTTCCGAAACGGACGGTGCGCGAGCAAGTTCCGGACGAAAGATTCCGCTACGGATTTGCGATTGCACCGGAGCTGGTGCGCACCGTGCTGCGCGACAACGAGCCGGACTGGGTCAACACGATCTTCTTGTCCACGCGATTCAAAGCCTGGCGGGTCGGCGGCTACAACGAGTACCTCTATACCTTTTTCAAGTGTCTGACCGACGAACGCATCGCCTATGCTGACGGCTGGTTCGCCGAGGCGCACGATGACACCGCCTCGATCCTGTTGGACGGCTATGAGATTCAGCGTCGGTGTCCGCATCTGAAAGCGGACCTGTCGAGATTCGGTGTGGTGGAGGGCAGCACCTTGACCTGTAACCTGCACGGCTGGCAGTGGAACTTGGACACCGGGCGCTGCCTGACGGCCCGCGGTCACGAGCTTCGGTGCAGCCGGCTGTGA
- a CDS encoding helix-turn-helix domain-containing protein yields MIAVSLRVCEDTVGKWRRRWFAAPGVASLGDAKRCGRPPVFTAVRVAQIKAAACIPPADAGVPLSRWSCPKLAGHAVANGICESISAPTVGRWLPEDALKPWQYRS; encoded by the coding sequence ATGATTGCTGTGTCGCTGCGGGTGTGTGAGGACACCGTGGGCAAATGGCGGCGCCGGTGGTTCGCGGCACCGGGGGTGGCCTCGCTGGGCGACGCGAAACGATGCGGGCGCCCGCCGGTGTTCACCGCGGTGCGGGTCGCGCAGATCAAGGCGGCCGCGTGTATCCCACCAGCTGATGCCGGGGTGCCGCTCTCACGCTGGTCGTGTCCGAAACTGGCAGGCCATGCCGTCGCCAACGGGATCTGCGAGTCGATCTCAGCGCCCACGGTCGGCCGATGGCTGCCCGAGGACGCGCTCAAGCCCTGGCAATACCGGTCGTGA
- a CDS encoding MbtH family protein, protein MSVNPFDDDNGSFFVLVNDEEQHSLWPSFADVPAGWRVVYGEADRAACLDYIEHNWTDIRPKSLRERPRGVRRLTHKSASAERALRWGRG, encoded by the coding sequence ATGAGCGTCAATCCGTTCGACGACGACAATGGCAGTTTCTTCGTCTTGGTGAACGACGAGGAGCAACACAGCCTGTGGCCTTCCTTCGCTGACGTGCCCGCCGGGTGGCGGGTGGTTTACGGCGAAGCGGACCGCGCGGCGTGTCTGGACTACATCGAACACAACTGGACCGATATACGGCCGAAGAGTCTGCGCGAGAGGCCGCGCGGGGTCAGGCGTTTGACTCATAAATCTGCTTCGGCTGAGAGGGCACTTCGATGGGGACGCGGCTAA